From the Chloroflexota bacterium genome, the window CCGTCGAGGACGCCGGCCGATTCTTCCAGTCGAAGAATCCTGAGCAGGACACATCGATCCATCCACACATTTTCTTCACGGGGTAGGCGTACTTCGCGTCGCCGGTTCGGCACGAGTCGATGAACTCATACTTCTCGGCTACCGGGGATCCCGGGCGAAGTACGCCGCGGCTTTTTTCAGGAACTCGTTCTCCATGCGGAGTTCCCGTAGTTCTCGTTGTGCTTCGGCGAGTTGGATACGTTCGGCCGGCGTCAGGGGAGGCTCTTCGTCAGCGTGCTCATTGCGGTACAGGCTAACCCAGTTTCCCAGAGTGCCATCATTCACGCCGAGTTCCCGTGCTAC encodes:
- a CDS encoding transposase, whose protein sequence is VARELGVNDGTLGNWVSLYRNEHADEEPPLTPAERIQLAEAQRELRELRMENEFLKKAAAYFARDPR